The DNA window CAACGAGGGCGGTCCAGAAGTTTCTCGGACACAAACTTCATTAATTTACCCTCTTGGAAATTACAGGCTATCTTCGCGCGACGAATCCTTTtataaggagagagagaaagagagagagagagagagagagagagagagagagagagagagggagagagaaacagagagagagagagagacagagacagagaaagagagagagacggagaaagagagaaacagagaaagagagagaaagagagagagagagagagagagaaagaaagagagagagaagaagagaagcaaAGATTGAGATTTCTGCCGATCTACCTCGTTAATGGCGCCACGATCGGTCGTCATCGAAACACGAATGGGAACGGTGATAAAagcttccttcttttcttctcaacGCGATCGTGATTCTGAATTGATGcagaagatgatgaagaaagaaCGGAGTTGGGGAAAAGaaagtcagagagagagagagagagagagagagagagagagaaagagaaagggagagaggaacAAGTCCGGTCTTCGAACGAAGTTGCAAGAGTAAAGTCGTGATAGGACCTTCTTGGGCTTAATTCAAGTACGAATCGCGGGAGGATTACAATTTCAGTTTACAATATCGCTGCGTTTCGTCGGCGTTCCTTTGCGGTCGACTTCGTTAACTTTGcgctttcttctctttttcttccttgtagttttcttcttattcatcATCTTCTCTTCCACATTGCCTTCCCAATCCCATCACCAGGAgcaacaccaccaccaccaccgccaccaccttctccttcttctttcctgtttctttctcctcttcttttacgCTCCTCTCCTGTCGAGAAATCGAAGGTCATGAACCATCGTGTGCCAGTCTTTTCGAGCATAATGCGAGACCTCGCTGATGGTtgaattctttctctttctttctctctctctctctctctctctctcttttgctccaATCGATTTCGTCGATTCGATTCTCGCTGTgtgtatttcttatatttattttctttcggagTCCCCcgtccatctctctttctctctctctctctctctctctctctcgagttcGAATCTTTTGAATTATGTCCTTTATTTTGCGTTCACCGTTTCGCTTGGCAACGGTTCGAGGAAAGTTTCGAACTATAAAGATGAGAAGATTATACCGACGATACGATTCGAAATATTCCCATTGGTATCATTAAATAAGAGTAGCTTCCGCGCTTTACGCAACTTTCACAATTACCTGTTACAAGTCACGAAGCGACACGTGACGAGGCGTGGCGATACGACTCGACTAAACTTGACTTTAGTCAACTAGCTGCAACTAATAGCTCGCCTgagaagaaaacgaatgaTGATCGATGAACGTTTAAAATCCTTTATCGATCAACTATGCaccgaatatatatatatatatatatatatatatatatatatatatatatatatcaatgggACAGAATTTTGTGCCTCTCTgcgatgatttaaaaaaaaagaatagaaactcTAGAAGAGAATCTAGATAGGAAAGAAATCAATGACTtaataaagacagagagagagagagagaaagactaaaaaaaaaaagagaaagagaggaaagagaataaaatcgGAATAGTAGGTTAAGTTTgactaaaataaaattttacgataacaacaatgttGATCAATCGATATCTCTTCTGATATCTTCGTAGCGAACTTCTCTCATTAGCTGGTCAACGGCCCCCGTAGGGCGATCACCGATGCCGAGGCAAGCACACGTTCGCCTCTCTACATTGCTCGTAAAAAGTAGGCCAATAAGTAAGCGAACCAGTTTCTTCGACCGTTCGAATGATATATGCCTCTTCTGCGACAGCCAGGACAGTCCGAGCGAATACCCTCAGTGTTCGGAACTACTAACGCTGAAAACGTTTCTGGATTTCCTTCGAGGATCCGATCTagataaagggaaagagagagagagagagagagaaagagagagagagaaagagagagagagaacgagatggATAAAGGGAATCGAAAAactatatatctcttttcctcttctattccttccttccttcatcctttcctcctttccttcttttattccttcctttctctaatTTCTTCCTCCTAGGAAGACTTACATATCTCTAACATAAATCTTTTCCCACCGACTACGTCGAACCATTCCGAGTCATTGATCGTAAAGGAAAAAGCTAGTTTTCCGACATTCAACCGTCCTTGCATCTGCCAGTGATACGGCCAAGAATCAGAGATCCATTTGAGAAAAATTACTTTGGTAAATTCAGAAATCGAAGTTTCATGTTTCCCAATGCATTTTAACCAAGGTATCATAGGATTTATCAGTTATCGAAGTTCAAATATGTTACCAGAGGtaagagataaaatgaaagtttTAAAAAGGAAGACTTTTTTGATCTTTACTTTATGAAAGTGAAATTAATGGTAATcaacggtttttttttttttattattattatatccaaATCGAAACTGAAAGAATTGAAGATGATGATTGGTTCGAGCGAATGGGTCGAATCtttagatctctctctctctctctctctctctctctctcttttcttcactcgaaaaataattttttggcAAGATAACGAAGAAATTCATTTCAACTGAATCGATTTACAAAATAACTCTTAAGATAATCATATACGTTTCAACGATCGGAGAGTTCTCGTTTGGTAGCTCGTTTGGTACTTCGAAATCGGTTTCACGCGGAGACAAGCAACGAtcaaagaggaaaggaaagaaaaattgtacgaGCGATCTTCTGGGATACGTTAACcgcaaatttttttattttattttattttattttattccttcttctttttttcttttcgtttcaagTGAAAACACATTATTTAACTTTCAAGCGGTTTATATCTTCGAAGTAATATCGTCAAAGTATATAAAggatcgatataataatagcagaaaagaaaatctcaatattgttattagaaaagagaaatatttctacatTGTTTCAGTGTATAGAAAATTGTTTAGCATCGAATTATTCGAAACCTGGTTACTGTCCTGATACTGCTTTTATGTCACCCTTCGAAGCCGTTTGTTTGATCGCTTGCGACAATGATTCACGTTGTCCAGATTTGGCAAAGTGTTGTTCGCACGATTGCGGAGTTACATGTATGCATCCCGTCGGTTTAGACAACAGAACTGGTAAATCAACAttctcaatatatattttacataatgaatataaacgCGATCATTTTAATTCTCTAATAAAAGTTCTCTAAAATTCCAGATTTACCACCGATCCCGCAAAATCTACAGATAAGACAACAAAAAAGTAATCTCATCCATTTGAATTGGCGAAACATTGCTCATGTTTATCCAAATGTATCCGGTAACGGGGATATCAGATATTTAGTGGAGGAACGTCATCTTATTGGTCCACGTTATTTAGAATCAAGATTAAGTTCATGGACCGTCCGACATGTTTCTACGAAACCTCACGCGACTCTTCGTGGTCGATTGAAGACAGGCCATTGGTATCAATTTCGTGTTGCAGCGATCAATGGAAACGGCTCGAAGGGTTACTCTCAACCATCGAGACCTTTCAAGACAAAAGGTAATTATCAAAGTTCATaactatttttatagaaatcaatttttaagCTTTAAAGAAATTCACAACTATGAGGGAAAAGTTACATCGATACGTTTAATTTCTTATCGATCCTATTTACAATTGGTTTCGATGAAATAGCACGTGCACCTCATCAAAATGAAATTCTCCCAAAGAGAGATATTTTTTTGCGGAGGGTCCAACATTTCTTCCACCTTCAAACCGGTTTTATTTCATCTTCAAAAAGAGCAGACACATGGAGTAGGCTTGATTCATaatctcaaagaaaaaaaaaagaacaaaaaaaagaacaaaaaaaaaaataaaaaaaaaataaaaaaaattctaattagAAACGAGCGATGAAAGTTGCATTAACTTTGGATTTTCTTTTACCTGCATGAAAGATGGTAAGGACAAGTCGACGCTTTGACATGAAGTTAGCTGGCACTTCAACTTATTCGCGTGTATCATTAtttggaaatttttcttcaCCGATAATTCGCAGGAATACCATTCTTCGTTAAAAGCGTCGTCCGTCAATTTTGTAACCTTTAATTACAAAGagatttaaattgaattaattgatatatctTTATGTTTATCGACTCACCGCTTCGAAAAGTTCTTGTACATAGAAACATATCATGTACAATTGTAAAACAGCAGCAATGctatacgatattattatgaatccTTCTATGTTTATTCTTATGTTCTAAAAGTATAAAATCACATTAAATGACGATATTACATTAGAAATATGTCATAAATAATACCGTGGCAAGCATGAAgcttaaaaaacaaaatcgaaAGACGCTGTCCAAATGAATGACACAAACGTTGAACGAGAGTATTTCTTTCAGCATGATCGTGGctctgaaaagaaaaaaagggataaacacaaaaaaagaaagcaagaaattTACTACGATGCATTAGCGTGTGTCTGTgtgattttcaaaaaaaaaaaaaaaaaaaaaaaaagaaaaaaaaataatttttaacgaaataaacgGCCGACTTACCGGACAACGACGGAATGATGATGAAACAACGAATCAAGTTCTTTTTCGATAACATGATCACTTAGATATTTCGATTTTAAagaattatcttttcttcgaaatacCATCCCGAATTTTATTCTCATATACTTGTATTGCGATGTTAACAATAGTATTAAATGCAAAGTGTATATATCAGTACTGACCTTTTTCAAAATCACATAAAAAGATccgaatatttcaatgataacattaatgatataaaCATTACGTGAGATTGATTCCTCGGAGAAACTAATTGGTAGAACGTAATCCTCATGTAcgaattcttctttttgaaaGAACGTTATAAATCCCGTTGAGACCCAAAGTACAACCGTAGAGACTTCGgtaatcgtataaaatttcaacattttttctaCGGGTCCAACGTAAGTTACAACAAtggtttttaataaatcattatcgacagaaaataaaaaattgtaattccCGATCAATCGTTTCAAAAGATTCCTTTGGCGGTACATatgaaaaagattaaagaaaatctCAAGGATGATTATTAAATTCACTGTAGATTCTTTCAAGGCATATTCTTTGGGCACACGAAATATTCCAATGACGCAACCacttgtatatattaatactattatccaAGTAAAAATGGCATATAATTTGGAAAGTAAGGATAATTCAGATCCGTCTGAAGTTATGGGTAAAACATTGCCCGAAAAAAAATTCGCTAAAACGTTTAATCGATTGATGTTTTGAAAATTGATCGACATCGATAAGAACCGATTGaaatttatagaattatttacGTAGACAGATCCGTACTTCGAAGTTGTTCCGTATCGACTGTATCTCCCTTTGAAAGAACAATCCCGATGGTcctttctaatttattatttataaaaaagaaaatatatatatatatatatatatatatatatatatatacgtatatacttgGTTTCGCTATTGAAATATGTATACGATTCtaactattaataaatatccttGTGTTTTTCGTCGAACGTCTAATTATTAGTCGATTCGAAATATCCCCTTTTGTTTGAaacgcaaaagaaaaaaaaaagaaaaaaaatatatatatatatataaatgataataatatctgacattagaaaaatgaaaaagaagaaaataaaagaagaagaaaagctgTTCATCCTTTTAATCGGCTTAACTTTGTCCGACTATCATcatcgtataatatattaatgaaaggtGAAAGGTACAATTTtcctttaaatttattatgcaGAAATCGATAGTCGATGGAAGAACATATAGCTAAAACCTgtatcttctatttctttttcttttatttcttttttttttctttttttttttactttcagaGCCACGAAATCCTAAAGAACCACAGAACCTGACCCTTTCAGGGGCACGTTTGGTCGGTGGAAAGTTGAGAATCAATCTTCGATGGTTTAAACCCTCATCGGACGTTCCTATAACCTTTTACAAAGTTTTCTGGAGCAGACGCATTCACAGTCCAACGAACGATTCTGTACTCGTATATCACAGGACCGTTTTAAAGGTACAATCatgttaacaaaatttttaatacgatcgTATACATAAATGTTAAATACAAATCGTTGTTcgtttttaaatgtattatcTAAATGGATAcgcttaattattaaaaaataacaattcagtagataatatttttaaaacaattcGATGTcagttacaataatatttttatatgaataaataataaataattttcttggatttatttaacattaaaggaaataataatcacgtaaaataaatttaaatctgACATACTGTATATTAAATGTCTCGTTCGTTGTCTGTCctaaattttttatgtaaacAAGTCCCTTGGACTTTCATTGAGAATGCAATTAAAATGCCAAGGGAAGAATTGTTATATGTTATTCTAATTTCGCATGACATTCGTATCAACGAATTTTCAAACTTTATTGTCTTAGGATAAAACTTGTTACGAGTTGAAGAACTTAGAACCAAAGTGTCAATACTTTCTTCAAGTACAAGCGGTCGCGTTATACGGTGGAAGACGTTTGGCTTCACGAAAGGCGTCGAAAGTTTTCAACGCAACGGATTATATGGCCTTTGGTAAGAAATCGAAGAATCTTTTTTGGAAAGTATTAGATAGGATTCTCTCTACTTTTTctgtttcgtttttcttttttttttctctttcttctttctatttcttcttattcttcttcttctaccttctttttttttcttttttttttttttctttttttgatctatctttctttactcGACGACGAATAAGAATTAATGTCGAATAAGTCATCGAAAAAATGTGCACTTTCAATTGAAGCCGACGTCGGAAGACGTTCTCGCAGGTGCGAAAGATATCAGGAAGGTCTTCACGTGAGAAGAATGATATGTCATTGTGGTGACGTTAAAGTACGATTGGTATGGACGATTAATCAAGATGCAAAAATGTATAACATCAGTTGGAAGGAAGAATCATGTACAACGTCGATTTATGAGGACAATGTGGATACGAAAAAGAGACTATCGTGGAAAGCAATTCAGGTAATCTTTAGGTCTctcttatcttatttatcgttaatcgTCTGCTCgtgataacgatgaaaatgttTATCCgctaaagtaaataaaaattaaatgaatggTCTCTGAGATATCGTCCGACCATATATTTGCTCTAACTACTTAGATTACAAACTTCCATATAAATCTCGTCGACGATCGTACGATCGATATCTTTTCATATCTAATAAGATCTCTCGAGaatgttaagaaaaagaaaagaaaaaaaaaaaaaaaaaaagaaagaaaaagaaaagcaaagacacaaaaaaaaaagatatttttatttcgcagACGCCCCATTACGATCTACGTAATCTTAAACAAGATTGCACGTACAGCGTGAACGTGAGAAATTTATATAGCAATGATAAAAGGGATGAGCATGGTACGAGCATAGAGTTCTTCGCTACGGGATGCCAACAGGATCGCGATGAAAAAAGATGGAAGTATTCGAGTAACAAGGCTGCgcaatgtaaaaagaaatcttccaagagtaaaaaatattctgaGGATACTGATtgacattgaaattaattgacaaattgattcaatatttttcattagaaacgttcgttttaattactaattatcatacattgttttatatatatatatatatatatatatatatatatatatatatatatatattttagaacgTTTCGACGAGTCAACAACAACTACCCTAATTTTATAGTGGTTTGTATTTAAATGCATTATTCTGTTTATGTGTGAATTTTCATATTGAAACTTTTTCCTACGCAAATTCTTTATCACTTTAAATCTTATTGACGCATTAGATATGCATAGTGTATTGTATCGATtgactttattttttctcctttttttttttatagtccTTTTATAGTTACGTCGTTGTTTGTTATGACACTTAATTTTATAGTACAATATATTACCAGATATGTGATTGATAtaagagattatatatatatatatatataaaaaaaaaaaaagaaattcatcatATACTTATTGTAGATTCGTTTCGAttgtaaaatgaaaagtaGAAAGGCAAATGTTTtctattagataataattatgagcATAGattgtgaatatttttatacaatatataatattatcttttatataaatatatatatatatgtatatgtatatttgagaAGATAACATGTCACCTTTagtaagtaatatattttttgtcgagtgtgttttcaaatattaactAATATACAATTtgactattctttttttttattataaaaaaaaacacacattTCCATTATTTGGCACTTTCTAATGGCACAATTTCTCTTTGGTAAAATAACTTTAGTaacgtataaaaagaaaaaaagaaaagaaaagaaaacttccTTATCCTAAATCTCGAAGAAAATACAAAGTtgctaaataaatattatcagcgattatgcataaaaataataataataataataataataataataataataataataataataacgattaaggAAACTTTGCTTACGAAATAACGcgttttatcgaagaaaaaaaagacatgtatatatatatatatgtatatatatatatatgtcatactTACTTATGTAATCTTTGGCAagatcattattaccgttcaaaaaattattgaatttggCAGTTATGATAATTTCATAATGGAAAGGCAGAAAATGGTAAGATATATATGAATGGAAAACATTCTTCTGGCATTGGAATATCCTGAAAGATGATGATAAATCTCTCGATCGCCTTCATTTTGACTCGGTCGATAATTGAATTTCAATGTACCATTGGCTGACTCGACGCCTTGGAAGACTCGCAACTGtaatgcaaaaagaaaaaaaaaagaaaagaaaaaaaaaaaagaacaaaaaacattTCACTTCAATTTAaccatatttattatttattcgatattatcttctttaatcGTGTATTCACATTCATTTACCTGATCTTTGGATATTGTGAGTTCTTCAGTCATTATGAACCATGTTACTACTTCCTGGCAATTAGGAGTAGTCAATGATCCTTCGTAGGTATAATAAGTCTTACGATTATTCGGAAGTAATAAATGGGGAACGAGTTTTGCTCTTAATGCAGCTGTACTACTTCCGACCCATGCTGAAACTTGCTCAGTTGCATTTATTATTGGATCTAATGCCTTATTATCCTCCTGACTTAACTACAacgtaattatcatatatttataaattatcatgtattttttttttcctttcctttttttatttttcatttcttttttttttttaaatagctCAACTTCGATGcagtttcaaattttttttttcaatataccTTTCTATCGTATCTCTCAAATATTTCTCCCTCCCCCGCTGTTCTGCccacatatttttatttttctttcttataaaaatagaaagagagagagagagagagaaagagagagagagagaacaacaaAGGTAAATATAACATAAGTATATTTACCTTGAACAATACGGTAACCACGACTATACCGTTCTTATTCTCAGAAGCTATACtgacattattatattgatcATTGTAATGAACCAAATGCATTTCCAAGggataacgataagaatttaTTGTATGCTCAGATCCCCAATGAAAATGTAATTGTTCGAAGGTATATTTTGACGAAAGATATTCGCTTTCCAATTGCATTGGCATATCATGAAGATTAACTTGTActgttgaaaatgaaaataatcgtgGTTATTACGAATTGCATTTatcgaaatgaattattatctaatatatcttttacttACTGGTATGTCCATTATTGGTTACCATTCCGTTGAACGAATGATCGTATCCTATGAAATTAAGCTCAcccaaatctttttttatcgtattcaCCGTAACGATGTTAATGGGCGACTGTTTCTTTCCAGTTTTGCATTGTCCTGGCCAATTATTAGGACCTAAatgggaaaacaaaaaaaaaaaaaaaaaaagaaaagaaaaagaaagaagagaaaaataattatgaaaccttttttttcttcttttcttttcttttcgcaaAAAATTTCCACACATTTTGTTCATTGacctacttttttcttttttttttttttctttttttttttcttttttttcttttttcttttttcttttatcgtgaACTCAAATCGCATAAAATAGTTATAAGCAAATTATCCAATCTCATATAATAGTTATCAGCGATTGAATTTGTCGCGAAGTTTCTCGCGTAGGTACgagtaaatttatattcaacGAAGTTGCGAAGTCGGTTACGATTTTGCTAGAAATAGCATTGGTCTCTGCGAGGCATACGATATAATTCTCACTGTCACATTATTAGTACCATTGGCCGTGCAGAAATTAATAACGTACGCTAAGAATCTTATGATCTTTTGATTACGATTTAATATTGGGTGTCACGTTCGTTAACGTGCCGACGTGTCATTAcgagaaaaatatcataatgtCGAATaaaatacgtacataaaacgctcatataatattatacattatttataagagaaagtatttataaaattagataaatgaaataacgagtaaatattcaatgttttttccttttcttttttttttcttttttttaatttctttaaattgtcAGTCGTaagcataaaaaagaaaaggaagaaggaaaacataaaaagagaaaaaaaaaaaaaaaagaaaaaaaatagtttatCGATCGCTCGATCATTGTGATTACTATTTGTCGACGATTAAAAAGTAAACGATTCGTTATCTTCGTCCTCGActgttatcgataatttcatcGTACATCAATcgtcaaaaaattattatcatttttcattatcttattgttatagattaaaattgattatagGCAAATTACCATGATCTCCCCAATAAGACCAATCGGCCGTTCTGACCGTGTGAACAcctagaaataaaacaaatcaaaaataaaaattcaacatacaatttataaatatatattatagattatctatttaaatcaaaaaaattttatatacatgagtgcaaaaaattacaaaagaagaTTACACGATTACACGATCTAAATTTAGATTGAATTGTAATTAGTAGAGGAAAGAACGATTATGATTGTGTAGCGAATGAAATTGCCATGACTCTGATCGTAATCGATCAGGTCACACTAAATAAATACATCTCTAACGTAATAGTCATTATCGAATAGAATTCATCTCATCGAATTGAACAATACGTCATAATGAGATACATATTCATTGACCTaatgaaattcattgaaacgAAATTCTATTGAATACACTCTTTccatatctttttgttttttcttttatttatttatttagttttctttttttattttttttctttttcttatatctttcttatttgaaatctcaaaTACGaacgggaaagagaaaaagaaaattctactCGATTTTCTTTGAGACTAATCATTTAATCGATTGAAAAGTGGAAACGTAGAACACCGAacgaaaagtaaaacaaacaaacaaacaaacaaacaaacaaataaacaaacaaataaacaaacaaacaaacaaacaaaaaagaaaaaaaaataagggaaaGAACGTTTCCTCGTCAGTAGTGCATTTACTCAATGAACCCAACAAGTAATT is part of the Vespa crabro chromosome 8, iyVesCrab1.2, whole genome shotgun sequence genome and encodes:
- the LOC124425955 gene encoding anosmin-1 isoform X2, which translates into the protein MSPFEAVCLIACDNDSRCPDLAKCCSHDCGVTCMHPVGLDNRTDLPPIPQNLQIRQQKSNLIHLNWRNIAHVYPNVSGNGDIRYLVEERHLIGPRYLESRLSSWTVRHVSTKPHATLRGRLKTGHWYQFRVAAINGNGSKGYSQPSRPFKTKEPRNPKEPQNLTLSGARLVGGKLRINLRWFKPSSDVPITFYKVFWSRRIHSPTNDSVLVYHRTVLKDKTCYELKNLEPKCQYFLQVQAVALYGGRRLASRKASKVFNATDYMAFADVGRRSRRCERYQEGLHVRRMICHCGDVKVRLVWTINQDAKMYNISWKEESCTTSIYEDNVDTKKRLSWKAIQTPHYDLRNLKQDCTYSVNVRNLYSNDKRDEHGTSIEFFATGCQQDRDEKRWKYSSNKAAQCKKKSSKSKKYSEDTD
- the LOC124425958 gene encoding uncharacterized protein LOC124425958, translating into MSINFQNINRLNVLANFFSGNVLPITSDGSELSLLSKLYAIFTWIIVLIYTSGCVIGIFRVPKEYALKESTVNLIIILEIFFNLFHMYRQRNLLKRLIGNYNFLFSVDNDLLKTIVVTYVGPVEKMLKFYTITEVSTVVLWVSTGFITFFQKEEFVHEDYVLPISFSEESISRNVYIINVIIEIFGSFYVILKKVSTDIYTLHLILLLTSQYKYMRIKFGMVFRRKDNSLKSKYLSDHVIEKELDSLFHHHSVVVR
- the LOC124425956 gene encoding putative carbonic anhydrase 3; amino-acid sequence: MWIYPTFLIVIAGVHTVRTADWSYWGDHGPNNWPGQCKTGKKQSPINIVTVNTIKKDLGELNFIGYDHSFNGMVTNNGHTIQVNLHDMPMQLESEYLSSKYTFEQLHFHWGSEHTINSYRYPLEMHLVHYNDQYNNVSIASENKNGIVVVTVLFKLSQEDNKALDPIINATEQVSAWVGSSTAALRAKLVPHLLLPNNRKTYYTYEGSLTTPNCQEVVTWFIMTEELTISKDQLRVFQGVESANGTLKFNYRPSQNEGDREIYHHLSGYSNARRMFSIHIYLTIFCLSIMKLS
- the LOC124425955 gene encoding anosmin-1 isoform X1, with product MLPPGRPTSKRNSGSSSIEGSNGWRPPPTTTTTLKKWWPWWLLLPGCFASWTKYVEEYDSIRVARCDARCGDNHPDECIENCLASNYSKPGYCPDTAFMSPFEAVCLIACDNDSRCPDLAKCCSHDCGVTCMHPVGLDNRTDLPPIPQNLQIRQQKSNLIHLNWRNIAHVYPNVSGNGDIRYLVEERHLIGPRYLESRLSSWTVRHVSTKPHATLRGRLKTGHWYQFRVAAINGNGSKGYSQPSRPFKTKEPRNPKEPQNLTLSGARLVGGKLRINLRWFKPSSDVPITFYKVFWSRRIHSPTNDSVLVYHRTVLKDKTCYELKNLEPKCQYFLQVQAVALYGGRRLASRKASKVFNATDYMAFADVGRRSRRCERYQEGLHVRRMICHCGDVKVRLVWTINQDAKMYNISWKEESCTTSIYEDNVDTKKRLSWKAIQTPHYDLRNLKQDCTYSVNVRNLYSNDKRDEHGTSIEFFATGCQQDRDEKRWKYSSNKAAQCKKKSSKSKKYSEDTD